One Dialister invisus DSM 15470 genomic region harbors:
- a CDS encoding biotin--[acetyl-CoA-carboxylase] ligase encodes MRNEILEYFRKANGNYVSGEQISRDLNVSRTAIWKHINILKSRGYIFESSTRKGYRLIYAPNLLTPLEIASVLHTETLGKKVVYFESTPSTNEEAKKIAREGAEEGTIVVAEEQTTGRGRLTRHFYSPFAKGIWFSVIFRPTFFPMEASKSTLLAAVGVCRGIRRLGLADAGIKWPNDILYHGKKLVGMLCEMSASMEKIDYIIMGIGINTGVKEKEFPEDFRGHATSFLNEGVNVSRRDLLAAVLAELEAEYKLAQTEGFGRVLDDWRKLSVTLGEEVRVIFGNDNYTGKAVDIDDDGCLLVDTGREVRRVMAGDVSIRPADAPIPQR; translated from the coding sequence ATGCGCAATGAAATACTGGAGTATTTCCGCAAAGCAAATGGAAATTATGTGTCGGGGGAACAGATATCCAGAGATTTAAACGTATCCCGTACAGCAATCTGGAAGCATATCAATATTCTGAAAAGCAGGGGATATATTTTTGAATCAAGCACACGGAAAGGATATCGGCTGATTTATGCGCCGAATTTACTGACACCTTTGGAAATTGCCAGTGTTCTCCATACGGAAACGCTTGGAAAGAAAGTGGTTTATTTTGAATCGACACCGTCCACAAATGAAGAAGCCAAAAAGATTGCAAGGGAAGGCGCGGAAGAGGGGACGATCGTCGTGGCAGAGGAACAAACGACCGGCCGCGGACGCCTTACAAGGCATTTTTATTCTCCTTTTGCGAAAGGGATTTGGTTTTCTGTCATTTTCCGTCCCACGTTTTTCCCGATGGAGGCATCAAAGAGCACGCTCCTTGCAGCAGTAGGAGTCTGCCGCGGTATCCGCCGTCTCGGACTTGCTGATGCAGGTATCAAGTGGCCCAACGATATTCTCTATCATGGGAAGAAATTGGTGGGGATGCTTTGCGAGATGTCGGCTTCTATGGAAAAGATTGATTATATTATTATGGGAATCGGCATCAATACGGGAGTGAAGGAAAAGGAATTCCCTGAAGATTTCCGCGGCCATGCGACGTCTTTCCTGAACGAAGGGGTTAATGTGTCCCGCCGGGATTTGCTGGCAGCCGTCCTGGCCGAGCTGGAAGCGGAGTATAAGCTGGCACAGACGGAAGGGTTTGGCCGCGTACTTGATGACTGGCGGAAATTATCCGTGACTCTTGGCGAAGAGGTGCGCGTGATTTTCGGCAATGATAATTATACTGGCAAAGCTGTGGATATTGATGATGACGGCTGCCTCCTGGTAGACACCGGCAGGGAAGTCCGCCGCGTAATGGCAGGCGATGTTTCCATCCGTCCGGCAGATGCGCCAATTCCGCAAAGATAA
- the hslU gene encoding ATP-dependent protease ATPase subunit HslU has product MKDLTPRRIVEYLDEYIVGQQNAKRSVAVALRNRWRSSRLPKEIAREVSPKNILLIGPTGVGKTEIARRIAALTGAPFVKVEATKYTEVGYVGRDVESMVRDLAEEAVRLVKKQESGRYGKDAEEAAVQKIAEIMWPAKKKETRSPMEIILGEKAEKTGVSDEGERERRKNLLARIRSGELDDRQIEVELEEKGNIEDTADNEQANRISQIFASMMPKKMKKRKMTVRMAKTVLAEVSAEEMVDMDVVRDRAVALAEERGIIFIDEIDKIAGRHGASGGPDVSREGVQRDILPIVEGATVKTKYGRIKTDHILFMAAGAFHVSKPSDLIPELQGRFPIRVELKSLTEEDLRKILTEPRQALIRQYTALLETEGVTVTFTEDSVSAIAEIASVVNSETEDIGARRLYTILERVLEELSFEASELENKEVTIDGTYVRQKLGEITKDMDTSNYIL; this is encoded by the coding sequence ATGAAAGATCTGACACCACGGAGAATTGTGGAATATCTTGATGAATACATTGTGGGACAGCAGAATGCGAAACGGTCTGTCGCTGTCGCCCTGCGGAATCGTTGGCGCAGCAGCCGGCTTCCTAAGGAAATAGCCCGTGAAGTAAGTCCGAAAAATATTCTTCTTATCGGTCCCACCGGAGTGGGAAAAACGGAAATTGCCCGCCGCATTGCTGCGCTGACAGGTGCCCCTTTCGTAAAGGTGGAAGCGACGAAGTATACGGAAGTCGGCTATGTGGGCCGCGATGTGGAATCTATGGTGCGCGACCTGGCGGAAGAAGCGGTGCGCCTTGTGAAGAAGCAGGAATCAGGTCGTTATGGGAAAGATGCGGAAGAGGCGGCGGTGCAGAAAATTGCTGAAATCATGTGGCCTGCAAAGAAAAAGGAAACGAGATCTCCTATGGAAATTATTTTAGGGGAAAAGGCGGAGAAGACAGGTGTTTCAGATGAAGGGGAAAGGGAGAGAAGAAAGAATCTGCTTGCCCGTATCAGGAGCGGCGAATTGGACGACCGCCAAATAGAAGTGGAATTGGAAGAAAAAGGAAATATTGAAGATACAGCGGACAATGAACAGGCGAATCGGATTTCTCAAATATTCGCATCCATGATGCCGAAAAAGATGAAGAAGAGGAAAATGACAGTGCGCATGGCCAAAACTGTTCTTGCGGAGGTTTCTGCCGAAGAGATGGTGGATATGGATGTTGTCCGTGACAGGGCGGTTGCGCTTGCTGAAGAACGGGGCATTATTTTTATTGATGAAATCGATAAGATTGCGGGGAGACACGGTGCATCCGGCGGGCCTGACGTATCCCGTGAAGGGGTGCAGCGGGATATCCTTCCCATTGTGGAAGGGGCGACGGTGAAGACCAAGTACGGACGAATAAAGACGGATCATATTCTTTTCATGGCGGCTGGTGCGTTCCATGTATCAAAACCGAGCGATTTGATTCCTGAGCTGCAGGGACGGTTCCCGATCCGTGTAGAATTAAAAAGCCTTACAGAGGAGGATCTGCGGAAGATTTTAACAGAACCGCGGCAGGCTTTGATCCGGCAGTACACGGCGCTTTTGGAAACGGAAGGCGTCACAGTGACGTTTACGGAAGATTCTGTCAGTGCGATTGCGGAAATCGCATCTGTGGTGAATTCGGAAACGGAAGATATCGGTGCGAGGCGGCTTTATACGATTCTGGAGCGGGTACTGGAGGAGCTGTCTTTTGAAGCATCTGAGCTGGAAAATAAAGAAGTTACCATTGACGGTACTTATGTGAGGCAAAAGCTTGGGGAAATCACGAAGGATATGGATACATCAAATTACATTTTGTAA
- the hslV gene encoding ATP-dependent protease subunit HslV, with translation MFTATTILAVKKDGHTAVAGDGQVTMGSAVVMKNTARKVRRLYHGKVIAGFAGSVADAFALFDKFEGKLSDCNGNLVRAAVEFAKEWRRDRVLQKLEALLIMTDGDHLFLVSGSGEVIEPDDGILAIGSGGNYALAAARALCSVSDLSAREIAEQSLHVAADICVYTNHNVIVEEIG, from the coding sequence ATGTTTACTGCAACAACAATACTGGCTGTAAAGAAAGACGGACATACGGCTGTGGCCGGTGACGGGCAGGTCACGATGGGCAGCGCCGTGGTGATGAAGAATACGGCGCGGAAGGTGCGCCGCCTGTATCATGGAAAGGTCATTGCCGGATTTGCCGGTTCTGTAGCGGATGCATTTGCTCTTTTTGATAAGTTTGAAGGAAAACTTTCTGATTGCAATGGAAATCTGGTGCGTGCTGCCGTGGAGTTCGCCAAAGAGTGGAGGCGGGATCGGGTGCTCCAAAAGCTGGAAGCTCTTTTGATTATGACGGATGGCGACCATTTATTTCTTGTATCAGGCAGCGGAGAGGTTATCGAGCCGGATGACGGCATACTGGCAATCGGGAGCGGCGGAAATTATGCTCTTGCCGCAGCTCGCGCTTTGTGTTCGGTGTCGGATTTATCAGCGCGGGAGATTGCGGAACAGTCACTCCATGTGGCGGCGGATATCTGCGTATATACGAATCATAATGTGATTGTGGAGGAAATAGGATGA
- the trmFO gene encoding methylenetetrahydrofolate--tRNA-(uracil(54)-C(5))-methyltransferase (FADH(2)-oxidizing) TrmFO: MEKVTVIGAGLAGSEAAWQLAEMGVPVKLAEMRPAIGTPAHHTGYCAELVCSNSFRAAALTNAVGLLKEEMRRLGSVIMECADAHRVPAGGALAVDRNGYAAAVTKKIKSHPLIEFVNEEIREIPEEGIVIIATGPLTDGALAKSIEKFCGGEGLHFYDAAAPIVMKESLDMDIVYRMSRYNKGEAAYLNCPMNEEEYNAFYEALRTAETAEVHGFEEGNVFEGCMPVEVMAQRGKDTMRFGPMKPVGLPDPRTGKEPYAVVQLRQDNEEDTMYNIVGFQTHLKWGEQKRVFGMIPGLAGAEFVRYGVMHRNTYIHSPDLLEATMETRARKGLFFAGQMTGVEGYVESAASGIAAAYSAFARAAGKEPRAFPKETAIGALCHYISHFIGKNFQPMNVNFGLLPPLPEKVKKREKNERLAARALSVLDEFIKG, encoded by the coding sequence AATCGGAACGCCTGCCCATCATACGGGATATTGTGCGGAACTGGTGTGCAGCAATTCTTTCCGTGCGGCGGCTCTTACCAATGCGGTAGGACTTCTGAAAGAAGAGATGCGCCGGCTCGGGTCGGTGATTATGGAATGTGCCGATGCCCACCGTGTCCCTGCAGGCGGTGCTCTGGCGGTGGATCGTAACGGATACGCGGCGGCAGTGACAAAAAAGATAAAAAGTCATCCGCTGATTGAATTTGTCAATGAAGAAATCAGGGAAATACCGGAAGAAGGGATCGTGATTATTGCGACCGGGCCGCTGACGGACGGCGCTCTCGCAAAAAGCATAGAAAAATTCTGCGGCGGCGAAGGACTTCACTTCTATGATGCCGCAGCGCCCATCGTGATGAAAGAATCCCTTGATATGGACATCGTGTACCGGATGTCCCGCTACAATAAGGGAGAGGCGGCATACCTGAACTGCCCCATGAACGAAGAGGAATACAATGCATTTTATGAGGCGCTCAGGACGGCGGAGACAGCGGAAGTCCACGGGTTTGAAGAAGGAAATGTCTTTGAAGGGTGTATGCCTGTGGAAGTGATGGCGCAGCGCGGTAAGGATACGATGCGTTTCGGGCCGATGAAACCGGTAGGACTTCCTGATCCGCGGACAGGGAAGGAACCGTATGCTGTTGTCCAGCTGCGTCAGGATAATGAAGAAGATACGATGTACAATATTGTCGGCTTCCAGACTCATCTGAAATGGGGCGAGCAGAAACGGGTTTTTGGCATGATTCCCGGACTTGCTGGTGCGGAGTTTGTCCGCTATGGCGTGATGCATCGGAATACCTATATCCATTCGCCCGATTTACTGGAAGCCACTATGGAAACGCGGGCACGGAAGGGACTCTTCTTTGCAGGGCAGATGACAGGCGTCGAAGGGTATGTGGAATCGGCGGCATCGGGAATCGCGGCAGCCTATTCCGCTTTCGCGCGGGCGGCGGGGAAGGAGCCGCGGGCATTCCCGAAGGAGACGGCAATTGGCGCGCTCTGCCATTATATTTCTCATTTTATCGGAAAGAATTTCCAGCCGATGAATGTGAATTTCGGATTGCTGCCTCCTTTGCCTGAAAAGGTGAAGAAAAGAGAAAAGAATGAAAGACTGGCGGCGCGGGCATTGTCAGTCTTGGATGAGTTTATAAAGGGATAA